The Euphorbia lathyris chromosome 8, ddEupLath1.1, whole genome shotgun sequence genome has a window encoding:
- the LOC136201961 gene encoding serine/threonine-protein kinase VPS15 has translation MGNKIARTTQVSATEYYLHDLPSSYNLVLKEVLGRGRFFKSILCKHDEGLVLVKVYFKRGDPINLREYERRLELIKDTFLALDHPHVWPFQFWQETDKAAYLLRQYFFNNLHDRLSTRPFLSLVEKKWLAFQLLLAVKQCHEKGICHGDIKCENVLVTSWNWLYLADFASFKPTYIPYDDPSDFSFFFDTGGRRLCYLAPERFYEHGGEMQVAQDAPLRPSMDIFAVGCVIAELFLEGQQLFELSQLLAYRRGQYDPSQHLEKIPDCGIRKMILHMIQLEPEARFSAESYLQNYAAVVFPAYFSPFLHNFYCCWNPLHSDMRVAMCQSVFHEILKQMMSNRTNEETLIELGPSTHDMSSKPLEEIAEDQNLDVRRNMEKTDEGLVRDQYKLLGDINTLLGDVKQSNDYSGMKLMPESAPSAAFSQEIQPSGMQSPGELLQAISNAFRKNDHPFMKKITLDDLNSLMSEYDSQSDTFGIPFLPLPEDSMKCEGMVLIASLVCSCIRSVKLPHLRRGAIFLLKSSSLYIDDEDRLQRVLPYVIAMLSDPAAIVRSAALETLCDILPLVRDFPPSDAKIFPEYILPMLSMLPDDPEESVRICYASNIAKLALTAYGFLIHSISLPEAGVLEACETSGRLQTAKNNSQLAHLRKSIAEVVQELVMGPKQTPNIRRALLQDIGNLCYFFGQRQSNDFLLPILPAFLNDRDEQLRALFYGKIVYVCFFVGQRSVEEYLLPYIEQALSDQTEAAIVNALDCLAILCKRGFLRKRVLLEMIEHAFPLVCYPSQWVRRSAVAFIAASSESLGAVDSYVFLAPLIRPFLRRQPASLASEKSLFLCLKSPVSRQLFYQVLENARSSDMLERQRRIWYNSSAQSKQWEASFEREDGELKSIKSWSDKKSGPETRKHEVDASQQPEDGEAKLRAMGFISNFSSMVDIRDPLGSEKLQFSGYMSPQVGGANSFMHDKSSEGIPLYSFSMDRRAVKIPPTASDSSLRMNSLGIGSSFMPWMDPLNKSFSLASSVPAPKLVSGSFSISNGSKQFHRVVHEPESRDNEQTAYVHHKFQEMGLSGGAKGGSFTVEDASAPTDLTGLASFARSASIPDSGWTPRGVLVAHLQEHRSAVNDIAVSNDHSLFVSASDDSTVKVWDSRKLEKDISFRSRLTYHLEGSRALCTVMLRNSPQVVVGACDGLMHVFSVDHISRGLGNVVEKYSGIADIKKKDIKEGAILSLLNYTTDNNASQIVMYSTQNCGIHLWDIRANANAWTLNAPPEEGYVSSLVTGPCGNWFVSGSSRGVLTIWDLRFLIPVHSWQYSLVCPIEKMCLFVPPASSAVCSTARPLVYVAAGCNEVSLWNAENGSCHQVLRLPNYENDAEMSDMPWALGRPSSKGTFKPDMRRNVNSKYRVDELKDSPPRLPGIRSLLPLPGGDLLTGGTDLRIRRWDHSSPERSYSICGPTLNGVGNDDSYEIKSSFGVQVVQETKRRHVPTKLTAKAVIAAAATDSAGCHRDSILSLASVKLNQRLLISSSRDGAIKVWK, from the exons ATGGGCAACAAGATCGCTCGTACAACTCAAGTCTCCGCTACAGAGTACTACCTCCACGATTTACCTTCCTCCTACAATTTGGTCCTCAAGGAGGTCCTCGGCCGTGGCCGCTTCTTTAAGTCTATTCTTTGCAAGCACGATGAAGGTTTGGTCCTCGTTAAGGTCTATTTCAAGCGAGGTGATCCTATCAATCTTAGAGAGTACGAACGACGCCTTGAGCTCATCAAGGATACCTTCCTTGCCCTTGACCATCCTCACGTCTGGCCCTTTCAG TTTTGGCAGGAAACAGATAAAGCAGCTTATCTTTTGAGGCAATATTTCTTCAATAATCTTCATGATCGATTAAGTACTCGGCCTTTCCTCAGTCTTGTGGAGAAAAAGTGGTTGGCTTTTCAG TTACTTCTTGCCGTTAAGCAGTGTCATGAGAAGGGTATTTGTCATG GTGATATTAAGTGTGAGAATGTGCTGGTAACTTCCTGGAATTGGCTTTATCTTGCTGACTTTGCATCTTTTAAACCAACTTACATTCCCTATGATGACCCCTCCGACTTCTCATTCTTCTTTGACACGGGAGGAAGAAGGCTTTGTTATCTTGCGCCTGAG AGATTCTATGAGCATGGTGGTGAGATGCAAGTTGCTCAAGATGCACCATTGAGGCCTTCCATGGACATCTTTGCTGTAGG GTGTGTAATTGCAGAGCTCTTCCTTGAGGGTCAGCAACTGTTTGAACTCTCCCAGCTTCTTGCCTATCGCAGAGGACAGTATGATCCTAGCCAACATCTTGAGAAG ATTCCAGATTGTGGAATCAGAAAGATGATTCTTCACATGATACAGTTAGAACCAGAGGCACGATTTTCTGCTGAAAGCTACCTACAGAACTATGCAGCTGTTGTGTTTCCAGCCTACTTCTCACCATTTCTACACAATTTCTACTGCTGCTGGAATCCCCTTCATTCTGATATGAGG GTTGCAATGTGCCAGAGTGTTTTCCATGAAATACTTAAGCAAATGATGAGCAATAGGACAAATGAGGAGACACTTATTGAACTGGGCCCATCCACACATGACATGAGCAGTAAACCTCTTGAAGAGATTGCTGAAGATCAAAACTTGGACGTGAGAAGAAATATGGAAAAGACAGATGAGGGTTTAGTCCGTGATCAGTACAAACTTCTTGGTGATATCAACACCCTTCTTGGGGATGTAAAACAAAGCAATGATTATTCTGGCATGAAGCTGATGCCTGAGAGTGCACCAAGTGCTGCATTTTCCCAGGAGATCCAGCCATCTGGCATGCAATCACCTGGCGAGCTTCTTCAGGCTATCTCCAATGCATTTAGGAAAAATGACCATCCCTTTATGAAAAAGATCACCCTGGATGATTTGAATTCCTTGATGTCCGAATATGATAGTCAATCAGACACCTTTGGGATACCTTTCTTGCCATTACCTGAAGATAGTATGAAGTGTGAAGGTATGGTCTTGATTGCATCTCTTGTATGTTCCTGCATACGAAGTGTCAAGTTGCCTCATTTGAGGAGGGGGGCTATATTTTTGCTAAAATCATCTTCACTATATATTGATGATGAAGATCGATTACAACGTGTACTACCATATGTTATTGCAATGCTTTCGGACCCTGCAGCAATAGTGCGTTCTGCTGCTCTAGAGACTTTGTGTGACATATTGCCTTTAGTTCGAGATTTTCCTCCAAGTGATGCAAAGATTTTCCCTGAATATATACTTCCGATGCTTTCTATGCTTCCTGATGATCCAGAAGAGAGTGTGAGAATATGCTATGCTAGCAATATAGCAAAGTTGGCATTAACTGCTTATGGTTTCTTGATTCACTCAATAAGCTTGCCTGAAGCTGGTGTTCTTGAAGCCTGTGAGACTTCTGGACGGCTGCAGACAGCAAAAAATAATTCACAGCTTGCACACTTGAGGAAATCTATTGCTGAGGTTGTTCAAGAACTTGTTATGGGCCCAAAACAAACTCCTAATATCAGGAGAGCGCTCCTTCAAGACATTGGAAACCTATGCTACTTCTTTGGTCAGAGACAGAGTAATGATTTTCTGTTGCCGATCCTTCCTGCTTTTCTCAATGATCGTGATGAACAGCTAAGGGCATTATTCTATGGCAAGATTGTATATGTCTGCTTCTTTGTGGGCCAAAGAAGTGTGGAGGAGTATCTTCTTCCTTACATTGAGCAGGCTTTGAGTGATCAAACGGAGGCTGCCATTGTTAATGCATTGGACTGTTTGGCAATCCTTTGTAAACGTGGCTTTTTAAGGAAACGAGTCCTGCTTGAAATGATTGAACATGCCTTTCCACTTGTGTGCTATCCAAGTCAATGGGTTAGAAGGTCGGCCGTTGCTTTCATTGCAGCAAGCAGTGAGAGCTTAGGTGCAGTGGATTCCTATGTTTTCCTTGCACCACTGATACGCCCTTTCCTTCGCAGACAACCAGCTTCCCTGGCTTCTGAAAAGTCTTTATTCTTGTGTTTGAAATCTCCTGTCTCGAGGCAGTTATTTTATCAAGTTCTAGAAAATGCTAGAAGTTCAGACATGTTGGAAAGACAGAGAAGGATATGGTACAATTCATCAGCACAGTCCAAACAATGGGAAGCTAGTTTTGAAAGAGAGGATGGagaattaaaatcaataaaGAGTTGGTCTGACAAGAAATCAGGTCCTGAAACTCGAAAACATGAAGTTGATGCTTCGCAGCAGCCAGAGGATGGCGAGGCAAAGTTAAGAGCTATGGGATTTATAAGCAACTTTTCTAGTATGGTTGACATTCGCGATCCCCTAGGCTCAGAAAAGTTGCAATTCTCAGGCTACATGTCCCCACAAGTGGGTGGTGCGAATAGCTTCATGCATGATAAGTCATCAGAAGGCATACCTTTGTACTCATTTAGTATGGACAGGCGAGCAGTAAAAATTCCTCCCACGGCTTCTGATTCATCATTGAGAATGAATTCCCTTGGTATTGGCTCATCCTTCATGCCTTGGATGGATCCGTTAAATAAATCATTTAGCTTGGCCAGTTCTGTTCCTGCACCTAAGTTGGTTTCAGGTTCATTCAGCATCAGTAATGGTTCTAAACAGTTTCACAGAGTAGTGCATGAACCTGAAAGCAGGGACAATGAGCAAACAGCTTATGTTCATCATAAATTTCAAGAGATGGGATTATCTGGTGGAGCAAAGGGAGGTTCTTTTACTGTGGAAGATGCTTCTGCTCCGACTGATCTAACGGGATTGGCATCCTTTGCTCGGTCTGCATCGATTCCCGATTCAGGGTGGACGCCTCGTGGAGTCTTGGTTGCACATTTGCAGGAGCACCGTTCTGCTGTCAATGACATTGCAGTTTCAAATGATCATAGCCTTTTTGTGAGTGCATCTGATGATTCAACTGTGAAGGTCTGGGATTCAAGAAAATTGGAAAAGGATATCTCTTTTAGATCAAGGCTAACATATCACCTGGAAGGAAGCCGAGCACTTTGCACTGTGATGCTCCGTAACTCTCCTCAAGTTGTTGTTGGAGCATGCGATGGTCTGATGCATGTATTTTCTGTTGATCACATATCCAGGGGCCTTGGCAATGTCGTTGAGAAGTATTCAGGTATTGCTGATATAAAAAAGAAGGATATCAAGGAAGGTGCAATTCTTAGCCTTTTGAACTATACAACTGATAACAATGCTAGCCAGATTGTTATGTACAGTACTCAGAATTGTGGAATCCATCTCTGGGATATTAGAGCAAATGCAAATGCTTGGACATTAAATGCTCCTCCAGAGGAAGGCTATGTGTCCTCACTGGTGACAGGTCCATGTGGCAATTGGTTTGTTTCAGGGTCTTCTAGGGGTGTGCTTACAATTTGGGATCTAAGGTTCCTTATTCCAGTGCATTCATGGCAGTACTCTCTTGTATGCCCTATAGAGAAGATGTGCCTTTTTGTTCCACCTGCTAGTAGTGCGGTATGTAGTACCGCTCGACCCCTAGTCTATGTTGCTGCAGGCTGCAATGAAGTTTCTTTGTGGAATGCTGAGAATGGGAGCTGTCACCAG GTACTGAGGCTGCCAAATTATGAAAATGATGCTGAAATGTCTGATATGCCGTGGGCCTTGGGCAGGCCATCCAGCAAGGGAACTTTTAAACCAGATATGAGACGGAATGTGAATTCAAAGTATAGAGTTGATGAGCTGAAGGATTCTCCTCCTCGTCTTCCTGGTATCCGTTCATTGCTTCCCCTACCTGGGGGTGATCTGTTGACTGGTGGTACTGACTTGAGGATACGTCGATGGGACCATTCCAG CCCGGAACGAAGTTACTCTATTTGTGGGCCGACTTTGAACGGGGTTGGGAATGATGATTCATATGAAATAAAATCAAGTTTTGGAGTGCAAGTTGTGCAG